Within the Sulfurospirillum barnesii SES-3 genome, the region CATCTCGATGATTTTCCAAGGAAGTCCTTGCGTATTGAGTTCATCCATAAACGGTTTGGCGTCAAACTGTTCCATATTGAACACACCCTTGCCGCTCCATTTGCCCTCTAGCATCAGTTTTGCTCCAATCATCGCAGGCACACCCGTGGTATAGCTGACCGCTTGCGCACCCGTCTCACGGTAACACTCTTGATGGTCGCAGACGTTGTAGATGTAAATTTTGCGTTTTTTGCCGTCTTTCAAACCTTCAAACACACACCCAATGTTGGTAAAGCCAACCGTGCGAGGTCCAAGACTGGCAGGATCAGGCAACAAAGTTTTCAAAAATTCGATAGGAACGATTTTCATGCCCTTATGCTCCACCTCATCAATGCGAAGCATACCGATGTTTTCCAAACATTTCATGTGCGTGAGATAACTTTGACCAAAGGTCATAAAAAAGCGAATACGCTTCAATCCTTTGATGTTCAAAACAAGGGATTCTAGCTCTTCATGGTAGAGTAAATAACTGTCTTTTGGACCCACTTCTGGGTAATCCCACACCATTTTTACCGAAACGGGCTCTGTTTCTATCCACTTGCCCTCTTCCCAGTAACGCCCTTTGGAACTTACTTCCCTGAGGTTAATCTCTGGATTAAAGTTGGTTGCAAACGCATAGCCATGATCGCCTGCATTACAGTCTAAAATATCAATCGTATGAATCTCATCAAAAAGATACTGCTGTGCGTAAGCGCAATAAACATTGGTAACTCCTGGATCAAATCCACTGCCTAAAAGTGCCATAATGCC harbors:
- a CDS encoding saccharopine dehydrogenase family protein, which codes for MATVLIIGAGGVSRVVTKKCAMNSDVFSKIVLASRTKSKCDQIASEIKESLHVNIETAAIDADDVDALVALIEKVKPALVLNIALPYQDLTIMDACVKTKVPYLDTANYEHPDLAKFEYKEQWARDKAFKDAGIMALLGSGFDPGVTNVYCAYAQQYLFDEIHTIDILDCNAGDHGYAFATNFNPEINLREVSSKGRYWEEGKWIETEPVSVKMVWDYPEVGPKDSYLLYHEELESLVLNIKGLKRIRFFMTFGQSYLTHMKCLENIGMLRIDEVEHKGMKIVPIEFLKTLLPDPASLGPRTVGFTNIGCVFEGLKDGKKRKIYIYNVCDHQECYRETGAQAVSYTTGVPAMIGAKLMLEGKWSGKGVFNMEQFDAKPFMDELNTQGLPWKIIEMKPEQTFEVK